One segment of Daphnia magna isolate NIES linkage group LG2, ASM2063170v1.1, whole genome shotgun sequence DNA contains the following:
- the LOC116917111 gene encoding uncharacterized protein LOC116917111 — translation MFSYKKTIENQTRHLVCSFCSIQAVKMKVLIISVFLACASAQYYPTAYYGYPGFTSQYHAQDVLGQATYGFSHPGQSASHFRDAAGNQVGSYAYINPDGKHVSVSYTADHRGFRVLSNDLPVAPVAPVVELKSPEPVQDTPEVAAAKAELFRLQKEASTATSASRKKRQVPFYPAALPYTVPYASAYYPTALPYTVPAPLVAKTTYKTVTAEADLTAKTPADTNKFDLKEKSYDVVTPLAYHTPYFYSYPYYPAAAPAAAPVAAESSRKKRQVPVLPYSTGFYHPGVQYVAPAPLVAKTTLKTVTAEADLTAKTPADTHKFDLKEKNIDVVTPVAYPTAYGYTYPRDYFFFNGVYGFASGCGHRENQKREQSVYAEMTPNPSPQLSRTHLDLFRLKGVVYRPWSNFARNFSIKRRTPITFGTWSSVLSSTSINMNVLILSVFLACASAQYYPTGYYGYPGFTSQYHTQDVFGQAAHGYAYPGQAASNYRDAFGNQVGSYAYIGPQGKEVRVNYVADALGFRVLSNNLPVAPEDTPEVAAAKADHVKLVKEALAKKADEPTSRTKRQAPFYPAALPYTAPYFPFYQNALPAVQYAAPAPLVAKTTYKTVTAEADLTAKTPADTNKFDLKEKSYDVVTPLAYHTPYFYSYPFYPAAAPAPVATESSRKKRQVVAVPAPTQQFLDDLKYKSVDLNQNGMPDNAVVPVAPAFPALSYLPYSGYAYSTYYPTTYPFTNKFY, via the exons ATGTTTTCGTATAAAAAGACGATTGAGAATCAAACTCGGCACTTGGTTTGCAGCTTCTGTTCTATTCAAGCAGTCAAAATGAAAGTCTTG ATCATTAGCGTCTTCTTGGCTTGTGCCTCTGCCCAGTACTATCCTACTGCCTACTATGGCTATCCCGGTTTCACTAGCCAATATCATGCCCAGGATGTTCTCGGACAGGCCACATATGGTTTCTCTCACCCTGGACAGTCTGCTTCCCATTTCCGTGACGCTGCCGGAAATCAAGTAGGATCTTACGCTTACATCAATCCAGATGGCAAACACGTCAGCGTATCGTACACAGCTGATCACCGAGGTTTCCGCGTTTTGTCCAACGACTTGCCTGTTGCTCCCGTTGCTCCCGTTGTCGAGCTCAAGTCTCCCGAACCCGTTCAGGACACCCCTGAAGTAGCTGCTGCCAAAGCTGAGCTCTTCCGGCTCCAGAAGGAAGCATCAACTGCCACATCCGCAAGCCGCAAGAAGCGCCAAGTTCCTTTCTACCCAGCTGCTTTGCCCTACACCGTGCCCTATGCCTCCGCTTACTACCCGACCGCTCTCCCGTACACTGTTCCCGCTCCTTTGGTAGCTAAGACCACCTACAAGACCGTCACGGCTGAAGCTGATTTGACTGCCAAGACTCCAGCTGACACCAACAAATTCGATCTGAAGGAAAAGAGCTATGATGTTGTTACTCCTTTGGCGTACCACACTCCTTACTTTTACTCTTATCCTTACTACCCCGCTGCTGCACCCGCTGCCGCTCCCGTTGCCGCCGAGAGCTCTCGCAAGAAGCGACAGGTTCCAGTTTTGCCTTACAGCACGGGTTTCTACCACCCCGGTGTCCAGTACGTCGCTCCCGCTCCTTTGGTAGCCAAGACTACATTGAAAACTGTCACTGCCGAGGCTGACTTGACTGCCAAGACTCCGGCTGATACTCACAAATTCGACTTGAAGGAAAAGAACATCGATGTTGTGACTCCTGTGGCGTATCCCACTGCTTACGGTTACACCTACCCTCGTGACTACTTTTTCTTCAACGGAGTCTATGGTTTT GCATCTGGGTGTGGTCACCGCGAAAACCAGAAACGGGAACAGAGTGTTTATGCAGAGATGACTCCCAACCCATCACCCCAACTTTCAAG GACACATTTAGACTTGTTCAGATTAAAGGGAGTAGTCTATCGCCCGTGGTCAAATTTCGCAAGAAATTTTAGTATAAAAAGACGGACACCAATTACATTCGGTACTTGGTCTTCTGTTCTGTCCTCTACGAGCATCAACATGAACGTCTTG ATCCTTAGCGTCTTCTTGGCTTGTGCCTCTGCCCAGTATTATCCTACTGGCTACTATGGCTATCCCGGTTTCACTAGCCAATATCATACCCAAGATGTTTTTGGACAGGCCGCTCACGGTTATGCTTATCCTGGACAGGCTGCGTCCAACTACCGAGATGCGTTCGGCAACCAAGTCGGCTCTTACGCTTACATCGGACCCCAAGGAAAGGAAGTTCGCGTTAACTACGTTGCCGATGCTCTCGGCTTCCGCGTTTTGTCCAACAACCTGCCTGTGGCTCCCGAAGATACCCCTGAAGTCGCTGCTGCTAAGGCTGACCACGTGAAATTGGTAAAAGAGGCCCTGGCCAAGAAAGCCGATGAGCCCACCAGCCGCACTAAGCGTCAGGCTCCTTTCTACCCGGCTGCTCTGCCCTACACCGCACCTTACTTTCCTTTCTATCAAAATGCATTGCCCGCTGTCCAGTACGCTGCCCCCGCTCCTTTGGTAGCTAAGACCACCTACAAGACGGTCACTGCTGAGGCTGATCTGACCGCCAAGACTCCAGCTGACACCAACAAATTCGATTTGAAGGAAAAGAGCTATGATGTTGTTACTCCATTGGCGTACCACACTCCATATTTCTACTCTTATCCTTTCTATCCTGCTGCTGCACCCGCTCCCGTTGCCACCGAGAGCTCCCGCAAGAAGCGTCAGGTTGTCGCTGTTCCCGCACCCACCCAGCAGTTCCTTGATGACCTCAAGTACAAGAGCGTTGACCTGAACCAGAATGGCATGCCCGACAATGCTGTTGTCCCAGTTGCTCCCGCTTTCCCTGCTCTCTCTTACCTGCCTTATTCAGGCTATGCTTACTCTACCTACTATCCGACCACCTACCCTTTCACCAACAAATTCTATTAG
- the LOC116917113 gene encoding cytadherence high molecular weight protein 3, translating to MKVLILALFLACASAQYFPYGFYGAPVPVPTASQFHAQDALGQASYGYVYPGQAATNYRDAFGNQVGSYAYINPNGKEVRVSYVADRQGFRVLSNDLPQSPVDEGKAPVFEGKAPVFEGKAPVFDGKAPEPVQDTPEVVAAKAEFFKLYKEAEAAAEAAPAAEVAPVADAPVAAVVEVAPVADAPVAAVAEVAPVAEAPVAPVAEVAPVADAPVAAVAEVAPVAEAPVAPVVEVAPVADAPVAVVAEVAPVVDAPVAPVAPVEDAPVVVEEKVAAAPEPVQDTPEVVAAKTEFFKLYKEAAAAADAVDEEGNPTAVETPVVVESVRRKRQIPFFPAAFPYAPAVYPAALPVVRYVAPAPLVAKTTFKTVAAEADPSAKTPASTTKFDLKEKSYDVVTPLAYHLPYAYNYHFAPVAAPAAAPAAVESSRKKRQVVAVVAPNQQFIDDLKYSSVDLNQDGQPDKAVVPVYPTFHYATAAFPTLKYVAPSVVAPFPFVAKTTVKAVTAEADPSAKTPAATTKFDLKEKSYDVVTPLAYHLPYAYPFVAAAPAPAAAAPVAVESSRKKRQVTVVPTSQFFRDFAYNSVDLNKDGQPDKAVYTAPIAYSAFYPNPYPYINGFYG from the exons ATGAAAGTTTTG ATTCTTGCCCTGTTCTTGGCTTGCGCCTCTGCCCAGTATTTTCCGTATGGTTTTTACGGTGCTCCTGTTCCCGTTCCAACTGCAAGCCAATTTCACGCTCAGGATGCACTAGGTCAAGCTTCATATGGCTATGTTTACCCCGGACAGGCAGCCACTAACTACCGCGATGCTTTCGGTAACCAAGTCGGCTCTTATGCTTACATCAACCCCAACGGAAAGGAAGTCCGCGTCAGCTACGTCGCTGATAGACAGGGCTTCCGCGTTCTATCCAATGATCTGCCTCAATCTCCAGTGGATGAAGGCAAAGCGCCCGTTTTTGAAGGCAAAGCTCCCGTTTTTGAAGGCAAAGCTCCCGTTTTTGACGGTAAGGCACCCGAGCCCGTACAGGACACACCTGAAGTAGTTGCCGCTAAGGCCGAGTTCTTCAAGCTGTACAAGGAAGCTGAAGCTGCCGCAGAAGCCGCCCCAGCTGCCGAAGTCGCTCCCGTCGCTGATGCACCTGTTGCCGCAGTTGTCGAAGTCGCTCCCGTCGCTGACGCACCTGTTGCCGCAGTTGCCGAAGTCGCTCCCGTCGCTGAAGCCCCCGTTGCCCCAGTTGCTGAAGTCGCTCCCGTCGCTGACGCCCCTGTTGCCGCAGTTGCCGAAGTCGCTCCCGTCGCTGAAGCCCCCGTTGCCCCAGTTGTCGAAGTCGCTCCCGTCGCTGACGCACCTGTTGCCGTAGTTGCTGAAGTTGCTCCCGTTGTTGACGCCCCGGTTGCCCCAGTCGCACCAGTTGAAGACGCCCCAGTCGTTGTCGAAGAGAAAGTAGCTGCTGCTCCCGAGCCCGTTCAGGACACCCCTGAAGTCGTCGCGGCCAAGACTGAATTCTTCAAACTGTACAAGGAAGCCGCCGCTGCCGCTGACGCCGTTGATGAAGAAGGAAACCCCACTGCCGTTGAAACCCCCGTCGTGGTCGAGAGCGTACGCAGGAAGCGTCAAATTCCTTTCTTCCCCGCCGCTTTTCCCTACGCCCCGGCTGTTTACCCCGCTGCTCTCCCCGTTGTTAGGTACGTTGCTCCCGCTCCCTTGGTAGCCAAGACCACCTTCAAGACCGTCGCCGCTGAGGCTGATCCGTCCGCCAAGACCCCCGCTTCAACCACCAAGTTTGACTTGAAGGAAAAGAGCTACGACGTCGTTACTCCTCTGGCCTACCACCTGCCCTACGCTTACAATTATCACTTCGCGCCTGTTGCTGCCCCAGCCGCTGCCCCAGCCGCCGTTGAGAGCTCCCGCAAGAAGCGCCAGGTCGTCGCTGTTGTCGCCCCCAACCAGCAGTTCATTGATGACCTTAAATACAGCAGCGTTGATTTGAACCAGGACGGTCAACCCGACAAGGCTGTTGTCCCCGTTTACCCAACTTTCCACTACGCCACTGCTGCTTTTCCTACTCTGAAGTACGTCGCCCCTTCCGTCGTTGCTCCCTTTCCGTTCGTGGCTAAGACCACCGTGAAGGCCGTCACTGCTGAGGCTGATCCGTCCGCCAAGACCCCTGCTGCCACCACCAAGTTTGATTTGAAGGAAAAGAGCTACGATGTTGTTACTCCTCTGGCTTACCACCTTCCTTACGCTTATCCCTTTGTCGCTGCTGCACCCGCACCTGCTGCCGCCGCTCCCGTTGCCGTTGAGAGCTCACGCAAGAAGCGCCAGGTCACTGTCGTTCCCACCAGCCAGTTCTTCAGGGATTTTGCGTACAACAGCGTTGATTTGAACAAGGATGGTCAACCCGACAAGGCCGTTTACACCGCTCCCATTGCTTACTCAGCATTCTACCCCAATCCCTATCCCTACATTAACGGATTCTATGGTTGA